Part of the Acidobacteriota bacterium genome is shown below.
CTTACGGTCTCGGGATCGCGGCGGCCGCGCTGGGCACCAAGCACCCCTCCGGGGCGTGGTTGTGCGACCCGCTGTTGTCAAACGTCACCAAGGTGCACGTTGCCTCCCTGCCGTACGACACGTCCAGACTGGCCCAGGACATTGGCGGCGGGATAGCCGAGACCGGCTGCATGCCTTCCAGCAAGGACTTTGACTCGAAGAAGTACGGGCACCTGATAAAGAAGTACCTGACGGCGGGCCGCTCCAGTGAGTCCCGAGCCCGTGCCGCCCGCCTCGTTGAGTGGAGCACCATCGGCTCGGGCGTCCCCGGCTGCATGCATGGCGGGGGCTCCCCGGATGGAGCGAAGCTTATGATAAGAGCGCACGGTCGAATCGAGGAAAAGGTTGAGATAGCGCGCCGTCTGGCGCAGATATCTGAGGAAATCCCTGATCCGCCGAGGCAAAAATAGGCCGCGAGGGTTCAGGCGGAAAGACCGGATCGGCCATTCTTTCGGGGCCGTGGCGCAGAAAGTGGAGATTGGGCTTGACGATTATGCTCATAGTGTTTAAGTTGAAAAGTTAAACTGGACCGGGCCCTTAGCTCAGTTGGTTAGAGCAGCTGACTCATAATCAGCGGGTCGCAGGTTCGAGTCCTGCAGGGCCCATAGGCTGAGGGGAGCCTGAGGCATGTAAGTTGCGGGCAATTAGCTCAGTTGGTTAGAGCGTTCGGTTCACATCCGAGAGGTCACTGGTTCGAGCCCAGTATTGCCCATTTGAAATATGAGTTGTTTGAAACGAAAAATAATCTATTACGCTGCCGTTTTTGGTCTTGGACCGGACCGAAAACGGCCGGGTAGTGACACGGTCAAGAGGCGCATTTCCTACGAAATGGTTGGGAATGCGCTTTTTTTCATGCCAGCCGACCAATGCCGGCCCCGCGGAGGTAGTTGATATGCATCCCCATCTCGAAAAGCTGTTGAAACTTCAGGTTATTGACTACGACCTTGGTGAACTCGAGCGATCCAAGGACTACTTGCCCGACATGATGGAAAACCTCCAGCGCGAGATGAAGGAAGTAAAGCAGAAACTTGACGATGCCACCAAGCAGTTGGAAGAGGCGAAAACCAGGCAAAAGAGGCTGGAACTGGAGATCAAGGGCAAAGAGACGGCCTTGCAGAAATACCAGCAGCAGATGATGTCAATCAAGACCAACAAGGAATACGACGCGCTGGTGGCCGAGATTGACGCCATCAAGGAAGCCATCTCCTCGAGGGAGACGGAACTGCTGGAGACGATAGAGCTGGTCTCGACGCTGGAAAAGGACATCGTCCAGTTGACCGAAAAGGATGACCAGACCAATGAGAACAATACGAGGCAACTGGAGATCCTTCAGGAGAAAGTTGACTCGATCGGGTCCAAGGTCTCCGACAAGCAGGACTCGCGTCGTGAGATAGTTGATTCCATACCGAGGGCTGTCCTGTCCACGTACGAGCGGGTTCGGCGGGGCAAGGGAGGCCGAGCGGTAGTCGTGGTCAAGAAAAGGGCCTGCAGTGCCTGTTTCAAGGCACTCACTCCAAAGAAGACACAGGAGATCAAGCGAGCCGACAGGCTGTATAGCTGCGACAGCTGCGGTTCGCTCCTGTACTGGAACAATGAGGAATCCAACTGAGGCACCCGCAGCCGGCTGGTCGGCCGGGCGGCTGGGGTAACGGGAGTACCGGTTCAGAATGGCAGAGATTTATCAGGAGACGGCGCTGACGTTTGACGACGTATTGCTGGTTCCGGGCTACTCCCGGATTCTGCCGCGTGACGTCGACATCAGCACCGAAATCGCGCCCGGAATCGCGCTCAACATACCGCTGGTGTCGGCTGCGATGGACACGGTCACGGAAGCTCGGCTGGCCATCGCGCTGGCCCGCCAGGGGGGGGTCGGCTTCATCCACAAGAATCTGACTCCGCAAGCCCAGGCCGCCGAGGTGGACAAGGTCAAGCGGTCCGAGTCCGGAATGATCGTTGATCCGATCACGCTCAATCCCCAAAAGACCATCGGCGACGCTCTGGAGGTTATGCACAAATTCTCCATCTCCGGGATTCCGATTACTGAAAAGGGGAAGCTGGTAGGAATTCTCACCAACCGGGACCTGCGTTTTCAAAAGGAGACTTCGCTTCCGATCAGCGACGTGATGACCAAGGAGAACCTGGTCACGTTAAAAGAGGGTGCCGAACTGGACACGGCGAAGGAAATTCTGCACAAGCATCGGATCGAGAAAGTCCTGATCGTGGATGACAACTACATGCTCAAGGGAATGATCACGGTCAAGGACATCATGAAGAAGATACAGTATCCGTTGGCCGCCAAGGATGAGCGGGGGCGGTTGCGCGTCGCGGCGGCGGTCGGTGTCGGGCCCGATCTTGAGGAACGGGCCGCCGCCCTGATCGGCGCGGGCGTGGACCTTCTGGCCGTGGATAGTTCGCACGGGCACAGCGAGGGCGTGCTCAAAGCGGTTGCATTACTCAAAAAGAAGTACGGCGGCATACCCGTGATAGCCGGCAACGTGGCCACGGCCGACGGAGCCAAGGCCCTGGTTGATGCCGGCGCCGATTCGGTGAAGGTGGGTATCGGGCCGGGGTCGATCTGTACCACCCGGGTGGTAACCGGCGCCGGCATGCCTCAGGTGACGGCCATTCTAAACGTCGTTGAAGCGCTTGCCGGCACAGGGGTTCGCGTCATCGGCGACGGTGGCATCCGTTTTTCCGGCGACATCACCAAGTCGCTCGCCTGCGGCGCGGACGCGGTGATGATCGGCTCGCTTTTGGCCGGTACCGAGGAATCTCCCGGGGAATCGATTCTCTTTGAAGGTCGTTCGTATAAGGCATACAGGGGGATGGGTTCGGTGGAGGCGATGCAGGCCGGCAGTTCCGACCGATATTTCCAGGAGCACACGGACCGGGCCAGCAAATTTGTCGCCGAGGGGGTCGAAGGCCGGGTTCCGTTCAAAGGCAAGCTGACCGACCTGGTCTACCAGTTGCTCGGGGGAGTGCGGTCAGGAATGGGACTGTGCGGAGCGACATCTCTTGCCGATCTTAAGAGTAAGGCCCGGATGGTTCGGATAACCAGTGCCGGGCTGATTGAGTCGCATCCGCATTCGGTGCCGATTAGCAAGGATGCGCCCAACTACCGGCGAAATATGTGAGGACGTGCCGGAGTGAACCTGGTGTTGAAGATTGTTGTTGTCGTGATATATTAACTTGGCATGTATAAGCAGGAGGAACAGTCGCGCTCTAAGATTCAGTTAGAGTGAGGAAAGTCCGAGCTCCACAGAATCAGGGTGCCCGGTAACGCCGGGGCGGAGCGATCCGACGGAAAGTGCCGCAGAAACGATACCGCCTCAACAGAGGTAAGGGTGAAATCGTGGTGTAAGAGACCACGGCTTTCGGCAGTAATGTCGGAGGCGGGTAAACCCCACCTGGAGCAAGGCCAAATACAGGAAGAGGGTTGATTCGGCCCGTTACTATTCCGGGGTAGGCCGCATGAGCAGCCGGGTAACCGGCGGCCAAGATAAATGACTGTTGGCTCCTCGTGAGCACACAGAACTCGGCTTATCTCCTGCTTTGCATGCCTCCAACAAATGGAGTCTGCTATGAACTGGGCTCAACGGCCAACGTCGGTCCAGTGGGTTCTGGCCCCCGAGCCTGACCGGTCGGTGGTTTCCGGGCTGGCGGAGGAGACGGGTTTAAAGGGGGATATCCTCAGGATACTCATAAATCGTCAGCTTGACACTCCGGACCTTATCCAGAAGTTCCTGCATCCTGAGCTTTCGGACCTGCATGATCCGTTCACGATGTCCGGCATGGCGGAAGGCGTGGAGCGGGCCGTTCGGGCATTGATGGAAAACGAGCGGATCATGATCTACGGCGACTACGACGTGGACGGCATTACGGCCACGGCGCTGCTGTACATGGTCTTCAACAAACTGGGAGCGCAGGTCAGTTTTTACCTGCCGAACCGTCTGACCCACGGCTACGGCCTGTCTGTCGACGGAATCAACGAGGCGAAGTCACAGGGAGTATCACTCGTTATCACTGTTGATACCGGGATCACGGCCGTCGAGGAGGTGGGCTTTGCCGCCTCCCAGGGTATCGACGTCGTTGTCACGGATCACCACGAACCCGGCGAGACCATTCCCAAGGCCTACGCGGTTATCAACCCCAAGCAGCCGGACTGTGAGTACGGCGGTGAACTCTCAGGCGTGGGGGTGGCGTTTAAATTCACTCAGGCGCTGTACCATCGGCTGGCCCAGGATGAGAGCGAACTGTATGAGCACCTCGATCTGGTCGCGCTGGGGACCTCGGCGGATATCGTGCCGCTGGTCGGGGAGAACCGCATTCTGACAAAGTACGGCATCAAGCAAATCCCGCGCACCACCAAGCCGGGCTTGAAATCGCTCGCCTTCGTGTCGGGTCTGATGGGCAAGGAGATCAGTACCGGGCAGATAGTGTTCGTCCTGGCTCCCCGGATCAATGCGCTGGGGCGGCTGGGGGACGCACGGGAGGCGATCCGTTTACTGTCGACGCGCGACGAGCGAGTCGCGTCGGACATCGCCCGTAAGCTCGACAGCGAGAACAAGCGGCGCAAGGAAATCGACGAGCAGACGCTGGAGGAGGCTCTCGAGCAAATGCACGAGTTGGTCGACACGGAGAACGACAAGGCCATCGTGCTGGCCGCCGAAGGCTGGCACCAGGGGGTGATCGGTATCGTGGCCAGCCGCCTCGTCGAGAAGTATCACCTGCCGACGGTCATGATCGCCATATCCGACGGCGAAGGCAAGGGGTCGGCCCGCTCCATCCCCGGGTTTCACCTGTGCGAGGCGCTCAAGGAGTGCGAGGACCTCCTGATTCGCTATGGCGGCCACAAGTATGCCGCCGGCCTGTCTATCAAGCAGGAGCACATACCCGAATTCCGCGAACGGTTCAAGGCCGTTTCACGGCGTGAACTCACTACCGAGGATACCATTCCCAAGCTCAATATCGACCTGGAAATAGAACTGTCTGACATCGATGATGAGTTTGTCAGGTCAATCGAGGCCTTCTCGCCGTTCGGCCCTCAGAACATGCGGCCGATCCTCCTGACGCGTAACTGCGAGTTGGTCCGGCAGCCTTACGTGGTGGGGAAAAACCATCTCAAGATGCGCGTGCGCAAAGGCGAGACGTTATTTGACGTTATCGGGTTCGGGTTCGGCCATATGGCCAAGGTGATTTCCGACAAGGGCTGTCTGGTTGACATTGTATACGCCGTCGAATACAACACCTTCCATGACCGTACCTACATTCAACTTCGCCTGCGCGACATCAAGCTCACCGCCGGCGATATGTCCCCGGGTTACAGGTAGCTCATGACGATGCTCGAGAGGTTTTATGCCGGTGACGTCCGGTCGCTGTCCAGGCTCATCAGCATCGTCGAAAACCGCAGCGACGGTTACCGGGAACTTCTCGCCCGGCTGTACGAGCGGGTCGGCGGCTCGGTTCGCATCGGCCTGACCGGTCCGCCGGGGGCCGGCAAGTCAACGCTGCTCAACAGCCTGGCCCGGCAGTATCTGTCCGATGGCAGGAAGGTCGGTGTCATCGCGGTGGACCCCACGTCGCCATTCAGCGGGGGGGCCCTCCTCGGCGACCGGGTGCGGATGCAGGAGTTTCCGTCCGACGGCAGTTTCTACTTCCGGTCCATGGCGACGCGCGGAGCCACCGGGGGGCTGGCTTCGGCCACCGACAACGTGGGCATTGTGTACGATGCCTTCGGATTCGACATCACCCTCATAGAGACGGTCGGCGTGGGTCAGGTGGAGCTTGACATCATTGACTCCTGCGATACCGTGGTGGTGGTGCTCGTGCCCGAGTCGGGCGACGCCGTGCAGACCATGAAGGCCGGCTTGATGGAGATCGCCGACCTGTTCTGTGTCAACAAGGCAGACCGCCCGGGAGCCGACCGCATCGTCTCGGAGCTGCGGCAGACTCTCGATACGCGGAAAAGACTCGCGGCGGAGTGGGAGGTGCCGATCATCCCGACCCAGGCCGTTACCGGCAAGAACGTCGATGCTCTGTATGCCGCTATTCTCAAGCACGTTGAGGTGATGCAGGCCGCTGGCCAGTTCGAGGCGCACCGCCGGGAACAGGTCAGGAGGAAGATCCTGAATATCCTGAAGAACCGGTTCCAGCGCGAGTTCATCGAGCGGGTTGTCGGTCGCACGGAATTCGACCGCATTATTGACGACGTCCGCAACGGCCGGACCAACCCGTTCCTGATCGGTGACAGGCTGTACGAAGAGTTTTGCCGGGATTGACGCGCTCTTGCCGTTGCGGCTGACGGGTCCGGGGCCAAAGCGTTGCGGCGTGGCCCGGGGATCGGGGCCGGTTGCGCGCTGCTTGATTTTCTTACCCCCCTGTATTATCTTGGAACTCAATTCAGACTCGGAGACAATCGCAAATGTTCAGTAAAGGCTTTCTTAAGTCGTTGAATGACAGGCTGGCCCGGTGGAACAAGGAGGCGGCCAAATCCCGGGCCAGGAGGTCGCTGCCGCGGTTCTTCACCGTCTCGGGCAGCGAGATCGACGAGCTTTATACTCCCGGGTCTGTTCACGGAGCGGACCAGGAGAATTACCACTGGGAGAAGATCGGACTGCCCGGCGAGTACCCGTATACCAGGGGTGTGCATCACACGATGTACCGCACGCGGCTCTGGACGATGCGGCAATTCGCCGGGATGGGCACACCAAAGCAGACTCACGACCGGTTCAAGTACATTCTGGAGCAGGGCGGGACCGGCCTGTCGACGGCGTTCGATCTGCCTACCCTGATGGGCTATGATTCGGATCATCCCCGGTCGTTGGGCGAGGTCGGCAAATGCGGCGTGGCGGTCGATACCCTGGCCGACATGGAGATTATTTTCGGGGATATTGACCTGTCCAAGGTCTCGGTGTCGATGACGATCAACTCGACGGCCTCGATGGCCCTGGCCATGTTGCTGGCGGTGGCCGAGAAGCAGGGCGTGCCGTTTGAGAAGGTTCGCGGGACGCTGCAAAACGACATCCTCAAGGAGTACATTGCGCAGAAGGAATTCATTTTCCCGCCGAAGCCCTCGATCCGACTGATCACCGACATGATGGCGTACTGCACGAAGCACGTGCCCCAGTGGAACACCATATCGATATCCGGCTACCACATACGCGAGGCGGGCGCGACGGCCGCGCAGGAACTGGCCTACACGCTGGCTGACGGTTTCTGTTATATCGAGGCGG
Proteins encoded:
- the recJ gene encoding single-stranded-DNA-specific exonuclease RecJ, which encodes MNWAQRPTSVQWVLAPEPDRSVVSGLAEETGLKGDILRILINRQLDTPDLIQKFLHPELSDLHDPFTMSGMAEGVERAVRALMENERIMIYGDYDVDGITATALLYMVFNKLGAQVSFYLPNRLTHGYGLSVDGINEAKSQGVSLVITVDTGITAVEEVGFAASQGIDVVVTDHHEPGETIPKAYAVINPKQPDCEYGGELSGVGVAFKFTQALYHRLAQDESELYEHLDLVALGTSADIVPLVGENRILTKYGIKQIPRTTKPGLKSLAFVSGLMGKEISTGQIVFVLAPRINALGRLGDAREAIRLLSTRDERVASDIARKLDSENKRRKEIDEQTLEEALEQMHELVDTENDKAIVLAAEGWHQGVIGIVASRLVEKYHLPTVMIAISDGEGKGSARSIPGFHLCEALKECEDLLIRYGGHKYAAGLSIKQEHIPEFRERFKAVSRRELTTEDTIPKLNIDLEIELSDIDDEFVRSIEAFSPFGPQNMRPILLTRNCELVRQPYVVGKNHLKMRVRKGETLFDVIGFGFGHMAKVISDKGCLVDIVYAVEYNTFHDRTYIQLRLRDIKLTAGDMSPGYR
- the meaB gene encoding methylmalonyl Co-A mutase-associated GTPase MeaB, with the protein product MLERFYAGDVRSLSRLISIVENRSDGYRELLARLYERVGGSVRIGLTGPPGAGKSTLLNSLARQYLSDGRKVGVIAVDPTSPFSGGALLGDRVRMQEFPSDGSFYFRSMATRGATGGLASATDNVGIVYDAFGFDITLIETVGVGQVELDIIDSCDTVVVVLVPESGDAVQTMKAGLMEIADLFCVNKADRPGADRIVSELRQTLDTRKRLAAEWEVPIIPTQAVTGKNVDALYAAILKHVEVMQAAGQFEAHRREQVRRKILNILKNRFQREFIERVVGRTEFDRIIDDVRNGRTNPFLIGDRLYEEFCRD
- the guaB gene encoding IMP dehydrogenase; amino-acid sequence: MAEIYQETALTFDDVLLVPGYSRILPRDVDISTEIAPGIALNIPLVSAAMDTVTEARLAIALARQGGVGFIHKNLTPQAQAAEVDKVKRSESGMIVDPITLNPQKTIGDALEVMHKFSISGIPITEKGKLVGILTNRDLRFQKETSLPISDVMTKENLVTLKEGAELDTAKEILHKHRIEKVLIVDDNYMLKGMITVKDIMKKIQYPLAAKDERGRLRVAAAVGVGPDLEERAAALIGAGVDLLAVDSSHGHSEGVLKAVALLKKKYGGIPVIAGNVATADGAKALVDAGADSVKVGIGPGSICTTRVVTGAGMPQVTAILNVVEALAGTGVRVIGDGGIRFSGDITKSLACGADAVMIGSLLAGTEESPGESILFEGRSYKAYRGMGSVEAMQAGSSDRYFQEHTDRASKFVAEGVEGRVPFKGKLTDLVYQLLGGVRSGMGLCGATSLADLKSKARMVRITSAGLIESHPHSVPISKDAPNYRRNM
- a CDS encoding C4-type zinc ribbon domain-containing protein yields the protein MHPHLEKLLKLQVIDYDLGELERSKDYLPDMMENLQREMKEVKQKLDDATKQLEEAKTRQKRLELEIKGKETALQKYQQQMMSIKTNKEYDALVAEIDAIKEAISSRETELLETIELVSTLEKDIVQLTEKDDQTNENNTRQLEILQEKVDSIGSKVSDKQDSRREIVDSIPRAVLSTYERVRRGKGGRAVVVVKKRACSACFKALTPKKTQEIKRADRLYSCDSCGSLLYWNNEESN